A single genomic interval of Gammaproteobacteria bacterium harbors:
- the nusG gene encoding transcription termination/antitermination protein NusG, with the protein MAKRWYVVHAYSGFEKKVAAALKERTMRFNMQEKFGEILVPTEEVVEMRGGQKRKSERKFFPGYVLVEMELDEETWHLVKETPRVMGFIGGKADKPSPITDAEARAILQRVEEGAEKPRPKTIFEPGEMVRVVEGPFNDFNGVVEQVDYDKNRLKVAVLIFGRSTPVELDFAQVEKA; encoded by the coding sequence ATGGCGAAACGCTGGTACGTAGTACACGCCTATTCCGGCTTTGAGAAGAAAGTGGCGGCGGCATTGAAGGAGCGCACGATGCGCTTCAACATGCAGGAAAAATTCGGCGAAATTCTCGTTCCCACCGAGGAAGTCGTGGAAATGCGCGGGGGGCAGAAGCGCAAGAGCGAACGCAAGTTTTTCCCCGGCTACGTGCTGGTGGAGATGGAGCTCGACGAGGAAACCTGGCACCTGGTCAAGGAGACGCCGCGGGTAATGGGTTTCATCGGCGGCAAGGCGGACAAGCCGTCGCCAATCACGGATGCCGAGGCGCGCGCCATCCTGCAGCGCGTCGAGGAAGGGGCCGAAAAGCCGCGGCCGAAAACGATTTTCGAGCCCGGAGAGATGGTGCGGGTCGTCGAGGGGCCGTTCAATGACTTCAACGGCGTGGTCGAGCAGGTCGATTATGACAAGAACCGGCTCAAGGTCGCGGTGTTGATCTTCGGGCGATCGACGCCGGTAGAGCTGGATTTCGCACAGGTCGAAAAGGCCTGA
- the rplK gene encoding 50S ribosomal protein L11, protein MAKKVDAYIKLQVKACQANPSPPVGPALGQRGVNIMEFCKAFNAATQGMEPGLPIPVVITVYSDRSFTFITKTPPAAILLKKAAGVASGSSTPNTQKVGTVTRAQVEEIARTKMPDLTAADMDAAVRTISGSARSAGIVVEGVE, encoded by the coding sequence ATGGCAAAGAAAGTCGACGCGTATATCAAGCTGCAGGTGAAGGCTTGTCAAGCCAATCCCAGCCCTCCCGTCGGGCCGGCGTTGGGGCAGCGCGGCGTGAACATCATGGAATTCTGCAAGGCGTTCAACGCGGCTACCCAGGGCATGGAGCCCGGATTGCCGATCCCGGTTGTGATTACCGTGTACTCGGATCGCAGCTTCACGTTCATTACCAAGACGCCGCCGGCCGCGATCCTGCTCAAGAAGGCTGCGGGTGTGGCGTCCGGAAGCAGCACTCCGAACACGCAGAAGGTAGGTACCGTGACTCGCGCACAGGTCGAAGAGATAGCGCGCACCAAGATGCCTGACCTTACGGCAGCGGACATGGATGCGGCAGTTCGTACCATTTCCGGTAGCGCGCGCAGCGCAGGCATTGTCGTTGAGGGGGTCGAGTAA
- the rplA gene encoding 50S ribosomal protein L1: MGSISKRQRAIRERVAPGKQYGIDEAVSVLAELATRKFAESIDVAINLGVDARKSDQQVRGATTLPHGAGKVVRVAVFTQGASAEAARAAGADVVGMEDLAEQVKAGNLDFDVVVASPDAMRVVGQLGQILGPRGLMPNPKTGTVTPDVATAVRNAKSGQVRYRTDKNGIVHGSIGKVGFEARAVKENLEALLADLKRGKPSSAKGTYVKKVTLSTTMGPGLVIDQSSLEA, from the coding sequence ATGGGCAGCATCAGCAAAAGACAGCGCGCCATTCGCGAAAGAGTCGCGCCAGGCAAGCAGTACGGCATAGACGAGGCGGTTTCGGTGCTTGCCGAACTCGCCACGCGCAAATTCGCCGAATCGATCGACGTGGCAATCAACCTGGGTGTTGATGCACGCAAATCCGACCAGCAGGTTCGTGGTGCGACCACCCTGCCTCATGGTGCCGGCAAGGTGGTGCGCGTTGCGGTGTTCACGCAAGGTGCCAGCGCCGAAGCGGCGCGTGCAGCGGGTGCGGACGTGGTGGGCATGGAAGATCTTGCCGAACAGGTCAAGGCGGGCAATCTGGATTTTGATGTGGTAGTTGCTTCCCCGGACGCAATGCGGGTCGTCGGGCAGCTCGGTCAGATTCTCGGGCCCCGCGGACTCATGCCGAATCCCAAGACCGGAACGGTAACGCCGGACGTTGCGACCGCAGTGCGCAATGCAAAGTCAGGCCAGGTGCGCTATCGCACCGACAAGAATGGCATCGTGCACGGTTCGATCGGCAAGGTCGGTTTCGAGGCGCGTGCAGTCAAGGAGAATCTCGAGGCCTTGCTGGCGGATCTCAAGCGAGGCAAGCCATCCAGTGCCAAGGGAACCTATGTCAAGAAAGTTACTCTTTCGACAACGATGGGGCCGGGGTTGGTGATCGACCAGTCCAGCCTGGAAGCCTGA
- the secE gene encoding preprotein translocase subunit SecE produces the protein MKANVQEKGSRLDGLKWVAVAVVTGAAVWGNLQYASQPLLYRVMALLVVAAVAGAVASQTSQGVAFWELARAARTEIRKVVWPTRQETTQTTLIVVAVVLVMALILWGLDTLLGWLASMLIG, from the coding sequence ATGAAAGCAAACGTCCAGGAAAAGGGCAGCCGTCTTGATGGCCTCAAGTGGGTTGCAGTTGCAGTTGTTACCGGCGCGGCAGTGTGGGGGAACTTGCAGTATGCAAGCCAGCCGCTCCTGTACCGGGTAATGGCCTTGTTGGTGGTTGCGGCGGTGGCCGGGGCAGTGGCTTCGCAGACATCCCAGGGTGTTGCGTTCTGGGAGTTGGCGCGCGCGGCGCGAACGGAAATTCGCAAGGTTGTCTGGCCGACAAGGCAGGAGACGACGCAGACCACGCTGATCGTGGTAGCTGTCGTGTTGGTCATGGCCCTCATATTGTGGGGCCTCGACACCTTGCTCGGGTGGCTTGCATCGATGCTGATTGGATAG
- the rplJ gene encoding 50S ribosomal protein L10: MALGLEDKKAIVAEVKETATNALSVVIADARGVSVANLTELRKQARANRVTVRVVRNTLARRAVEGSDFECIVPALVGPTLLAFSMEDPGAAARLFKDFAKQVEAFEIKALAVSGRLMGPGQIDALASLPTRDQAISMLMSVMQAPVAKLVRTINEVPGKFVRTLAAVRDQKQAA; the protein is encoded by the coding sequence GTGGCACTAGGACTCGAAGACAAGAAAGCGATCGTTGCTGAAGTCAAAGAGACCGCCACCAATGCTCTGTCCGTTGTGATTGCTGACGCACGTGGCGTCAGCGTGGCAAATCTCACAGAACTGCGCAAACAGGCGCGCGCAAACAGGGTCACGGTGCGGGTAGTCCGCAACACCCTTGCGAGGCGTGCGGTCGAAGGCTCTGACTTCGAATGTATTGTGCCGGCGCTGGTGGGACCCACGCTTCTCGCGTTCTCGATGGAGGACCCGGGTGCAGCGGCACGTCTTTTCAAGGATTTTGCCAAGCAGGTAGAAGCCTTTGAAATCAAGGCATTGGCGGTAAGTGGCCGGCTGATGGGACCTGGGCAGATCGACGCTCTGGCGTCGCTGCCGACGCGCGATCAGGCGATATCGATGCTCATGAGTGTCATGCAAGCACCGGTAGCCAAGCTCGTGCGGACGATCAACGAGGTGCCGGGCAAGTTTGTCCGTACCCTGGCTGCGGTCCGGGATCAGAAGCAAGCCGCATAG
- the rplL gene encoding 50S ribosomal protein L7/L12 produces the protein MALSKDDILNAIAAMSVMDVVELISAMEEKFGVSAAAAVAAAPAAAAAAAAPEEEQTEFDVVLKETGEKKVNVIKVVRALTGLGLKEAKDLVDGAPSTVKEGVSKADAEDAKKQLEEAGATVELK, from the coding sequence ATGGCACTGTCCAAAGATGACATTCTGAATGCAATTGCTGCGATGAGCGTGATGGACGTTGTTGAGCTCATTTCCGCAATGGAAGAGAAATTCGGCGTTTCCGCAGCGGCAGCCGTTGCCGCTGCGCCTGCCGCTGCGGCAGCAGCTGCAGCACCTGAAGAGGAGCAGACCGAATTCGATGTGGTCCTCAAGGAAACCGGCGAAAAGAAAGTCAACGTGATCAAGGTTGTTCGCGCACTGACCGGGCTCGGCCTGAAAGAAGCGAAGGATCTGGTCGATGGCGCGCCCTCAACCGTAAAGGAAGGCGTGAGCAAGGCAGACGCGGAAGATGCCAAGAAGCAACTGGAAGAAGCAGGCGCGACCGTCGAGCTCAAGTGA